Proteins encoded together in one Vitis vinifera cultivar Pinot Noir 40024 chromosome 4, ASM3070453v1 window:
- the LOC100252399 gene encoding chitinase 1 gives MMEYIGATGVPVTFDDVPIEKDIDFHFILGFAIDADESGNAQNGIFSPYWASTLTPDSVADIKAQHPNVRALASLSGWSLGEKILRWYDPKDPELWISNAFTSLQSLIVTYNLDGIDIDYENFPKRNSTFPYCIGELISLLKNQSVISVATIAPFNSRAVPYIQLCDGYGDLIDYVNYQFYTDKVSTPKRYLEAFKLRAKQFDQEKLLPSYEVDGRGIQGEAFFDALKLLEKNGIDVKGVMIFSADASSANGYYYERKSQAFLLNSTRI, from the coding sequence ATGATGGAGTATATCGGAGCTACAGGGGTTCCAGTGACATTTGATGATGTTCCAATAGAAAAAGACATCGACTTCCATTTTATACTTGGCTTTGCCATTGATGCAGACGAATCAGGTAACGCTCAAAATGGCATATTCTCACCATACTGGGCTTCCACCTTAACGCCTGACTCCGTAGCAGACATCAAGGCACAACACCCAAATGTAAGAGCCTTAGCTAGCCTGTCCGGATGGAGCCTCGGGGAAAAAATCCTCCGCTGGTATGATCCAAAGGACCCCGAGCTTTGGATCTCCAATGCTTTCACCTCTCTTCAATCCCTTATTGTCACTTACAATCTTGATGGCATTGACATAGACTACGAAAACTTCCCCAAACGCAATTCAACTTTCCCATACTGCATTGGCGAGCTCATCTCCCTCTTGAAGAATCAAAGTGTCATTTCGGTAGCCACCATTGCACCCTTTAATAGTAGAGCCGTGCCTTACATACAGCTCTGTGATGGATATGGAGATCTTATAGACTATGTCAACTACCAATTCTACACCGACAAAGTTAGTACACCGAAACGGTACCTTGAAGCTTTTAAGCTCCGAGCCAAGCAGTTCGATCAAGAGAAGTTGCTGCCTAGCTATGAAGTTGACGGGAGGGGGATTCAAGGGGAGGCATTTTTTGATGCATTGAAGCTTTTAGAGAAAAATGGAATTGATGTGAAGGGAGTAATGATCTTCTCGGCTGATGCTTCTTCTGCCAATGGCTATTACTATGAGAGGAAATCGCAAGCTTTCTTGCTTAACTCCACTCGCATTTGA